The Nocardia sp. NBC_01329 sequence CCCCGGACCTCGCGCACCCGGTACCCGGAGGGCGCGCCGTAGCGCACCCTGCTGAACTCGGCGGCGTCCACGGTCACCGAGCCGGTAGCCGGCGGCGAGATACCGGCGGCGAGCTGTTCCCGGGGCGGGAGGGTGAGGAAATCGGCCAGCGAGAGGGCTTCGGCCATCAGCGCATCCTGGTGAAAGTGTCGTAGTGGTCGCCGGTATACCAGGCCGAATCGTCGCTACCGGTGACGATGCGTTCGGCGTCGCGGGACTGTCCCCGCTTCTTCGGGTTCACATCCCACTCCTGATATTTCACGGCCTTGCCCGCGGAATCGGTGGCGGGCAGGCGGCCCTCCCGGTTCCCGAACGGGACGCCGCCCTTGGTTCCCGGCGCGTTCGCCGAATCGGGCCAGCGGCCCGCATCGATCTCCGCGAGAGTCGCATAGGCGCGGTCGGGTACCCCGGCCACCTTCGACACCACCGGCGCATCGGTCGCGGTGGTCCGGCCGGGCGCGGGCTTCCCACCGGTCGGCGCCGAAGTCACGGCGGTGCCGGAGACCGGCGCCGCGGCCGTCGACCCGCTGTCGTCCCCACTCTGAGCGCTCAGCAGGGCCACCACGATCGCCACCACCACCGCGCCCACCGCGGAGAGGACCTTCAGAACTTTCGCTCGCACGACTACCCCTTCATCGATACTGGACCGTCACCGGAGCATGGTCGGACCAGCGCTCCGCATAGGTCGCGGCGCGTTCGACCACCGCCTGCTTCGCCCGGTCGGCGGCCGCCGGTGTCGCCAGCTGGTAATCGATCCGCCAGCCGGTGTCGGTGTCGAACGCGCGCCCACGATACGACCACCAGCTGAACGGGCCGTCACCCTCCGGGTGAAGTTCCCGGACGACATCGACGTATCCGGCCGCCAGTTGCCTGTCCAGCCAAGCCCTTTCGGCGGGAAGGAAACCGGACTTCTTCAGGTTCCCCTTCCAGTTCTTCAGGTCTCGCTCGGTGTGGGCGATATTCCAGTCACCGGCGATGACGAAAGCGCCGGTGCGAGTGGCCATCCGGGCGGCGAGTTCGTCGAGGAACCGGTACTTCTCGTCCTGCCGGGGCGTATCCGCCTCTCCCGTATGGACGTACACGCTCGCCACGGTGACCTCGTCGAGCTCGACCTCGATGTACCGGCCCGTCCCGATGAACTCGCTATCCGGTTCGACACCGATCCGAACCGACTCGATCGGCCGCCGCGACAGCACCCCGACCCCCGCCCGGCCCTTCGACCCGGGTTCGGCGTGCGCCAACTCCCAGCCCTGCTCCAGCGCCGGCGCGAGCGCGGCCGCGACCTGCGTGTCGTCGGCTCGCGTTTCCTGCAGGCAGACGATATCGGCCTCGGTCCGAGCCAGCCAGGCGAGCAGCCCCTTGCCGGCGGCGGCCCGGACCCCATTGACGTTGACGGTGGAGAGGATGTAAGGCACCCACCGACCGTACAATGACGTGTCACCACCACATGCCAGGAAGGGGTGACGACACCGATGTCAGGCACCTCCGCAACCACCCCACCCGAGCCGGTCGCGGCGCTACATCTGGGATCGGGCGCCCCGCTGCTGCTACTCCACGGTGTCATGCTCTCGCCACATTGCTGGGAGCAGACCGCGGGTCTGCTGGCCGGCCGGTGCGAGGTCTTCGCGCCTGCCCTGGCCGGGCATTGGGGCGGACCGGAATTCGCGGACGGCCGCTACTCCGCCCGAACCCTCGCCGACCGCATCGAAACACAGCTCGACGATCTCGGGTGGCGGACCTGCCATATCGCCGGCAACTCCCTGGGCGGCTGGATCGGTATCGAATTGGCGCGCCGGGGCCGAGCGCGAACACTCACCGCCATCGCCCCGGCCGGCGGCTGGAAAACCCCGTCACCGCGACAGATCCTCGCGGCGGCCAAGATCATGCCGATGATTCCGGTCCTCGAAATCGCCGGTCGGCTGGGCGACCGCCCGGTGCGGAGCCGGATCGTGCGGTGGGCCATGGCGCATCTGCTGACGCGGGACACCCGCGCGGTGTCCCGCGCGGACATCGACGCCGTGATCCTGGCGGCGCTGCACTGTCCGGCGCTGCCCGCTCTGACTGCCGGAACCCTGCACGGACCGTCGTTGGCGAATATGTCCGATCTGACAACCCCGATCCGACTGATCCTCGCCGACTCCGATCGCGTCCTGCCCCCTTCGGGGTACGGTCGCCGGTTCCTGCGCGAACTACCGGCCACGGCGGATCGGATCATGCTGAACCGGGCGGGTCACGTACCCATGCTGGAGGATCCCGAGCGGATCGCGAACCTGATCGCCGAACACATCTACGCCAGTCGCGATCACCTGCGGGCTGTGTAGTTCCGCGCCGCCTGCGGGGTCGAGGCCCCCGGGGTCCCGCCGTTCGCACTCAGCTCCCGAGGAGACCCTTCGCCACGTGGGTCACCTGGATCTCGTTGCTGCCCGCGTAGATCATCAGTGATTTCGCGTCGCGTGCGAGTTGTTCCACCCGGTACTCGGACATGTAGCCGTTGCCGCCGAACAGCTGCACCGCCTCCATCGCCACCTCCGTCGCAACCTCCGACGAGTACAGCTTCACCGCCGACGCTTCCGAAAGGCTCAGCGGCTTACCGGCCTTCGCACGTTCGATGATGTTGAAGACCATGTTCTGCACATTGATCCGGGCGACCTCCATCTTCGCCAGCTTGAGCTGGATCAGCTGGAAGCGGCCGATCTCCTGACCCCACAGTTTCCGGTCGCGTGCGTAATCGGTACACAACCGCAGACATTCGTTGATCACACCCAGCGCCATGAACCCGATTCCGACCCGTTCGGCCACGAAACTGGATTTGGCGCTCTCACGGCCGTCACCGCCGCGATGCTCCTCGGTTTCCCCGAGCAACCGGTCGCGGCCGAGACGGACATTGTCGAAGAACAGTTCCCCGGTAGGCGAAGCGTGCAGACCCATCTTCTTGAAGGGTCTGCCCTGAGTGAGGCCCTCCATACCCTTGTCGAGGACGAAGGTGAGCACCTTGCGGTCACGTGACGGCGTGCCGTCGCCCTCGTCCAGTTTCGCGTAGACGACCAGTGTGTCGGCGAACGGTCCGTTGGTGATGAACGTCTTCTGACCGTTGAGGATGTAGTCGTCGCCATCGCGCCGCACATACGTTTTCATCCCGCCGAAAGCGTCCGACCCGGAATCGGGTTCGGTGATCGCCCAGCAGGCGATTTTT is a genomic window containing:
- a CDS encoding exodeoxyribonuclease III, which codes for MPYILSTVNVNGVRAAAGKGLLAWLARTEADIVCLQETRADDTQVAAALAPALEQGWELAHAEPGSKGRAGVGVLSRRPIESVRIGVEPDSEFIGTGRYIEVELDEVTVASVYVHTGEADTPRQDEKYRFLDELAARMATRTGAFVIAGDWNIAHTERDLKNWKGNLKKSGFLPAERAWLDRQLAAGYVDVVRELHPEGDGPFSWWSYRGRAFDTDTGWRIDYQLATPAAADRAKQAVVERAATYAERWSDHAPVTVQYR
- a CDS encoding alpha/beta fold hydrolase, which encodes MSGTSATTPPEPVAALHLGSGAPLLLLHGVMLSPHCWEQTAGLLAGRCEVFAPALAGHWGGPEFADGRYSARTLADRIETQLDDLGWRTCHIAGNSLGGWIGIELARRGRARTLTAIAPAGGWKTPSPRQILAAAKIMPMIPVLEIAGRLGDRPVRSRIVRWAMAHLLTRDTRAVSRADIDAVILAALHCPALPALTAGTLHGPSLANMSDLTTPIRLILADSDRVLPPSGYGRRFLRELPATADRIMLNRAGHVPMLEDPERIANLIAEHIYASRDHLRAV
- a CDS encoding ribonuclease domain-containing protein, which encodes MRAKVLKVLSAVGAVVVAIVVALLSAQSGDDSGSTAAAPVSGTAVTSAPTGGKPAPGRTTATDAPVVSKVAGVPDRAYATLAEIDAGRWPDSANAPGTKGGVPFGNREGRLPATDSAGKAVKYQEWDVNPKKRGQSRDAERIVTGSDDSAWYTGDHYDTFTRMR
- a CDS encoding acyl-CoA dehydrogenase family protein; this encodes MFEWSDTDLMVRDAVRTFIDKEVRPNLDALDSGEMLPYPVLRKLYADFGIGAMAEEALHKQLAAKQAAAKGTGGTDGTDGTDGTEKPAAERSGSGFDQQSMMAVLTSELSGVCMGLCSSLGVSTGLGGATILSRGTLAQQQRWVPDIVSLRKIACWAITEPDSGSDAFGGMKTYVRRDGDDYILNGQKTFITNGPFADTLVVYAKLDEGDGTPSRDRKVLTFVLDKGMEGLTQGRPFKKMGLHASPTGELFFDNVRLGRDRLLGETEEHRGGDGRESAKSSFVAERVGIGFMALGVINECLRLCTDYARDRKLWGQEIGRFQLIQLKLAKMEVARINVQNMVFNIIERAKAGKPLSLSEASAVKLYSSEVATEVAMEAVQLFGGNGYMSEYRVEQLARDAKSLMIYAGSNEIQVTHVAKGLLGS